TCCCCGGAATGTAACCGAGAAGAGTCAAAATCAAACACAGACAAAATTCCACCTGCAATTATACCATTTCCACACAAAATTAGACCGAAAACCAAAACCTAGTCCAGATCGACGTCATCTGATTTAGATCAGAGAGAAGTTTCGTCGGCTGTTTTAGGTCACCAGGAGTTCAGATTGGGCGAAATTACAGAGAGTCAGAGAGATGGAAGAAGAAGTAAGATTACCGTGCAACAGCCGTGCTTTAGGCAAACTCCTAGAGGAGGAATGAGGATGGCGATGAGAATCTCGCAGCAGATCTCACATCCGTTCGCCATTTTCGAGCTTCGAGAGAGATCAGAGAGAGTTGTGGAAGAGAGTGGTTGATTCAATCAATGCGGAGGTACTGCATTTTGTTATTGCTTTTATAACCGATTGACCATCCAATACTTTTCTTCCACTTGTTTtatcatttcatatttttataattttataat
This genomic stretch from Cucurbita pepo subsp. pepo cultivar mu-cu-16 unplaced genomic scaffold, ASM280686v2 Cp4.1_scaffold005983, whole genome shotgun sequence harbors:
- the LOC111787144 gene encoding UPF0057 membrane protein At2g24040-like — encoded protein: MANGCEICCEILIAILIPPLGVCLKHGCCTVEFCLCLILTLLGYIPGIIYALYAIVYVDRDQFFDEYRRPLYSQASAV